One region of Mucilaginibacter gotjawali genomic DNA includes:
- a CDS encoding ABC transporter permease, with protein sequence MIKNYFKIAFRGFWKHKLFTLINIVGLSIGISAALVIYLIVNFDFTFDKFHKDSDRIYRVSSTFSFQGEKGFNGGVCGPLAGAVKSQVAGVEFTAPFFCMSSPNVFIPGKKGVPVRFKDQDNVVLADGAYFKIFNYKWLAGNPATALIAPNQCVLTSEQAQKYFAGLPYSQVIGKVVNYDTIKTTVTGVVQTLSANSDLTFHDFISYSTGTLTANKSLSDQLQLNEWESTNSASQLFIKLSATASPARIGKQLNDILKKASPPRPDSKGTTHNFVLQPLSELHFNEQLGIFDFTARVANKKTLYFLLGIAAFLLILGCINFINLTTAQATQRAKEIGIRKTMGSNRRQLIFQFLSETFLITLFAVIISIVATPLILKLFTGFIPKGLKADLLQTNILLFLILLTAVVSLASGFYPAIMLSGYKPALVLKNQTSTNSSKTRNAWLRKSLTVTQFIIAQFFIMATILVSKQIYFALHKDLGFKKEAIIVVNSPWKNRTAGKNQVFLNALRSIPQVEMVSTGGAPPSSGNTNSTLVTYKDGKKEIKTEVQLKFGDPDYLKIYKLKLLAGRGLQAGDSSKSVIINANYAKVLGFRNPGQAIGKTLDHFNGVKSLQIVGVVADFHQKSLHEPIKPLAYYYGTNRWQTGTFHIALKPESPGGNEWKAAIATMGKSWKQIYPDDDFEYNFFDESIAKFYEEEQHTSKLLTWATGLSIFISCLGLLGLAIYTTNQRTKEIGVRKVLGASVFQIVRLLSTELVLLILLAFVIVTPVAWLAMNKWMESFAERTSISWWIFAASGIGMLMAAVITSSFQTVKAGIANPVKSLRSE encoded by the coding sequence ATGATAAAAAACTATTTTAAAATCGCTTTCAGAGGCTTTTGGAAACACAAGTTATTTACGCTTATAAATATCGTTGGCTTATCAATTGGTATCAGCGCAGCGCTGGTAATCTATTTGATTGTGAATTTTGATTTTACGTTCGATAAGTTCCATAAAGACAGTGATCGTATTTACCGGGTGTCAAGTACCTTTTCATTCCAGGGCGAAAAGGGTTTTAATGGTGGTGTTTGCGGGCCCCTGGCCGGCGCTGTTAAAAGCCAGGTAGCAGGCGTTGAATTTACCGCGCCATTTTTTTGCATGTCTTCGCCTAATGTATTTATTCCGGGTAAAAAGGGTGTCCCCGTTAGATTTAAAGACCAGGATAATGTGGTTTTGGCAGATGGTGCGTACTTTAAAATATTTAACTACAAGTGGTTGGCCGGTAATCCGGCAACCGCATTAATTGCTCCTAATCAATGCGTGTTGACATCAGAGCAGGCCCAAAAATATTTCGCCGGGTTGCCTTACAGCCAGGTAATAGGTAAGGTGGTTAACTACGATACCATTAAAACAACCGTTACCGGCGTGGTGCAAACATTATCCGCTAACAGCGACCTTACTTTTCATGATTTCATCTCCTATAGTACCGGAACCCTCACCGCAAACAAAAGCCTGTCAGACCAATTACAGCTTAACGAATGGGAAAGCACTAATTCAGCATCCCAACTGTTTATAAAATTATCAGCAACCGCATCACCTGCACGGATCGGGAAGCAATTGAATGATATTTTAAAGAAAGCCAGCCCTCCACGCCCCGACAGTAAGGGTACCACACATAACTTTGTGTTACAGCCGTTGAGTGAGCTCCATTTTAATGAACAATTGGGAATATTTGACTTTACGGCCCGCGTTGCCAATAAAAAAACGTTGTATTTCCTGCTGGGCATCGCTGCATTTCTATTGATTTTAGGCTGCATTAATTTTATAAATTTAACAACAGCACAGGCAACACAACGCGCGAAGGAGATAGGGATCCGAAAGACCATGGGCAGTAACCGACGGCAACTGATCTTCCAGTTTTTAAGCGAAACCTTCCTGATCACACTTTTTGCCGTTATAATTTCTATTGTTGCTACCCCTTTAATATTGAAGTTGTTTACAGGTTTTATCCCCAAGGGGCTAAAGGCCGACCTTCTTCAGACTAATATTTTGCTATTTTTGATATTATTAACAGCTGTAGTGAGCCTCGCTTCCGGCTTTTATCCGGCTATTATGCTGTCAGGCTACAAACCTGCTCTTGTGCTAAAAAATCAAACAAGTACCAATAGCAGCAAAACACGCAATGCATGGCTGCGCAAGTCGTTAACAGTAACGCAATTTATTATTGCACAGTTTTTTATAATGGCGACGATTTTAGTGAGCAAACAAATTTATTTTGCGCTTCACAAAGATCTCGGCTTTAAAAAAGAAGCTATCATTGTTGTCAACTCACCATGGAAGAACCGGACTGCAGGCAAAAACCAGGTGTTTTTAAATGCTTTACGCTCCATACCACAGGTAGAAATGGTAAGTACGGGAGGCGCTCCGCCTTCTTCCGGAAACACCAACTCAACATTGGTTACCTATAAAGACGGAAAAAAGGAAATTAAAACAGAGGTTCAATTAAAGTTCGGCGACCCCGATTACCTGAAAATTTATAAACTTAAGCTCCTCGCGGGTCGCGGTTTGCAGGCGGGCGACAGTTCCAAATCCGTAATTATAAACGCAAATTACGCCAAGGTGCTTGGTTTCAGGAATCCCGGCCAGGCTATAGGCAAAACGCTTGACCATTTTAACGGTGTTAAATCCCTTCAAATTGTGGGTGTAGTAGCCGACTTTCATCAAAAATCATTGCATGAGCCCATCAAACCGCTGGCTTATTATTACGGAACCAACCGCTGGCAAACAGGTACTTTTCATATTGCGTTAAAACCGGAATCCCCGGGTGGCAATGAGTGGAAAGCGGCTATTGCCACGATGGGAAAATCGTGGAAGCAAATCTATCCGGATGACGACTTTGAATATAATTTCTTTGATGAGTCCATAGCCAAATTTTATGAAGAGGAGCAACATACTTCAAAACTGCTTACCTGGGCCACCGGATTATCAATTTTTATCAGCTGCCTCGGTTTACTGGGTTTGGCTATTTACACAACTAACCAGCGTACAAAAGAAATTGGTGTACGGAAAGTATTGGGTGCTTCTGTATTTCAAATAGTAAGGTTACTTTCAACAGAGCTGGTTCTTCTGATCTTGTTGGCATTCGTAATAGTAACGCCTGTGGCGTGGCTGGCGATGAATAAATGGATGGAAAGCTTTGCCGAAAGAACATCAATAAGTTGGTGGATTTTTGCTGCAAGTGGGATAGGAATGCTGATGGCAGCAGTCATCACATCAAGTTTTCAAACAGTTAAAGCCGGAATTGCCAACCCGGTGAAGAGTTTGAGGAGTGAGTAG
- a CDS encoding ABC transporter permease, which produces MIKSYFKIAWRNLWRHKRMTAINVAGLGIGMAATVLIALWVQNELSFDKFQPDAKNIYRIKVRLSISKTETWVWEMSQYILGDFAQRQIPEIADITRLKSHYGDLNMHYGDQIITEKKSAYVDDHWFKMFHYDVVDGSIDGFVKNPFSLILTESTAKKYFGDREAVGKILRLDTVNYQVQAVVKDNPANSSFQYNLLMPVAAQLSDPKQKKNALEWGNYNYLTFLKLKPGASSAKVAAKIKSIVHANKKGDKGTQKFELISLPDIHFENDLQSSSILHGNRTIVNVFMVLGALLLITACINYVNLTTARASLRSKEISVRKIVGADRLHLFGQFMSESLLVSFLALVLALLLVQVAMPWFKAFTDKPFESPFTSPVILLILGLTLLISFLLNGLYPAVLLSSFQPLNVFRGKAVLNFKDIALRRVLVVAQFTISVVLIVGTLVIYGQLRFMQTMDPGYNRSQVFSFSFPYWTIPHFDFKKSDELLKTIKQQLKEQNATSNVSMAGSGLVDFGNASAGGFDWAGRPKDFDPSFAPLSADVDFQNLMQVRIKEGRWFRDDIADKKNVLLNETAVKLTGLREPVIGQRFIHQGDTGVIVGVVKDFHYKSLHDKIGPMVISDNPGEGFYIRTTRGNTAAAIAAAGKIWQQYFPNTPFVYDFLDETYNNLYKQEQQSSVLVTLFALIAIFISALGLLGLAAFAAEQKVKEIGIRKVLGASMQHIVRLLSVDFIKMVCIASIIAFPLAWWAMNKWLQGFAYRIALSWWIFLGAAAIALLIALITVSFQAVKAAIANPVKSLRSE; this is translated from the coding sequence ATGATAAAAAGCTATTTTAAAATTGCCTGGCGTAACTTATGGCGCCACAAGCGAATGACCGCTATTAATGTGGCTGGGCTTGGTATAGGGATGGCTGCCACGGTGCTGATTGCGCTATGGGTGCAGAATGAACTTAGTTTTGATAAATTTCAGCCGGATGCAAAAAACATTTACCGCATAAAAGTGAGGCTATCCATATCAAAAACCGAAACCTGGGTTTGGGAAATGTCGCAATATATTTTGGGCGATTTTGCGCAGAGACAAATACCCGAAATAGCTGATATTACGCGCCTCAAATCGCATTACGGCGATTTAAATATGCATTATGGTGATCAGATAATCACTGAAAAAAAATCGGCCTATGTTGATGATCATTGGTTTAAAATGTTTCATTACGACGTGGTCGACGGTTCGATAGACGGATTTGTAAAAAACCCGTTCAGCCTGATCCTTACGGAGTCAACTGCAAAAAAATATTTTGGCGACAGGGAAGCTGTAGGGAAAATATTGCGCCTGGATACGGTTAATTACCAGGTGCAGGCCGTGGTTAAAGATAACCCTGCCAATTCAAGCTTTCAATACAATTTGCTGATGCCGGTTGCCGCACAATTGTCGGATCCCAAGCAAAAGAAGAATGCTTTGGAGTGGGGTAACTACAATTATCTTACCTTTTTAAAACTAAAGCCAGGCGCCAGCTCCGCCAAAGTCGCCGCCAAAATAAAAAGTATTGTACACGCAAATAAAAAGGGTGATAAAGGCACTCAAAAATTTGAGTTGATCAGCCTGCCGGATATCCACTTTGAAAACGACTTGCAAAGTTCCTCTATCCTGCATGGTAACCGCACTATAGTAAATGTGTTTATGGTGCTGGGCGCTTTGTTGCTTATCACCGCCTGTATTAATTACGTCAACCTTACCACCGCACGCGCCAGCCTTCGCTCAAAGGAGATAAGCGTCCGCAAAATTGTCGGGGCTGATCGTTTACACTTATTCGGGCAGTTTATGTCTGAGTCGTTACTGGTAAGCTTCCTGGCGCTGGTACTGGCTTTATTGTTGGTACAGGTTGCAATGCCATGGTTTAAAGCCTTTACCGACAAGCCGTTTGAAAGTCCGTTTACCTCGCCCGTCATCCTGCTTATTTTAGGGCTTACTTTGCTGATCTCATTTTTATTGAACGGGCTCTATCCGGCCGTTTTGCTTTCATCCTTCCAGCCCTTAAATGTATTCAGGGGCAAAGCAGTGCTCAATTTTAAGGATATAGCACTGCGGAGGGTATTGGTTGTAGCGCAATTCACTATATCAGTAGTGCTTATTGTAGGTACATTAGTCATCTACGGACAATTGCGCTTTATGCAAACGATGGATCCGGGTTACAACAGGTCACAGGTTTTCAGCTTTTCATTTCCGTACTGGACGATTCCGCATTTCGACTTTAAGAAATCCGATGAGTTGCTAAAAACAATAAAGCAACAGTTAAAAGAACAAAATGCTACGTCAAATGTTTCCATGGCAGGTAGCGGGCTGGTTGATTTTGGCAATGCAAGCGCGGGCGGCTTTGATTGGGCAGGACGGCCGAAAGATTTCGACCCGTCGTTTGCGCCGCTAAGTGCAGATGTTGATTTCCAAAACCTGATGCAGGTCCGGATCAAGGAGGGGAGATGGTTTAGGGATGATATTGCAGACAAAAAAAATGTACTGCTTAACGAAACCGCTGTTAAACTCACCGGGTTGCGTGAACCGGTTATTGGCCAGCGTTTTATCCACCAGGGCGATACCGGCGTAATTGTTGGTGTTGTAAAAGATTTTCATTACAAAAGCCTTCATGATAAAATAGGCCCGATGGTAATTTCGGACAACCCCGGCGAAGGCTTCTACATAAGAACCACTCGCGGAAACACTGCTGCAGCGATAGCTGCCGCCGGTAAGATCTGGCAACAGTATTTTCCAAATACACCATTTGTTTACGACTTTTTAGACGAAACATACAACAACCTTTACAAACAGGAGCAGCAATCATCAGTGCTGGTTACCTTGTTTGCGCTGATAGCGATTTTTATCTCCGCGCTCGGTTTACTCGGCCTGGCCGCTTTCGCCGCCGAGCAAAAGGTAAAAGAAATAGGTATAAGGAAGGTGCTTGGCGCCAGCATGCAGCATATTGTGCGACTGCTTTCTGTTGATTTTATAAAGATGGTTTGTATTGCCAGTATTATCGCCTTCCCGCTGGCATGGTGGGCTATGAACAAGTGGTTGCAGGGTTTTGCGTACCGCATAGCGCTTTCCTGGTGGATATTTCTTGGCGCGGCGGCAATTGCGCTGCTTATTGCATTGATAACAGTTAGTTTCCAGGCGGTAAAAGCTGCAATTGCTAATCCGGTGAAGAGTTTAAGGAGTGAGTAG